One stretch of Bordetella avium DNA includes these proteins:
- the gatA gene encoding Asp-tRNA(Asn)/Glu-tRNA(Gln) amidotransferase subunit GatA: MSQSALHTEFGDIAGLRAALAERRVSAVELAESGLAAAQAAAGLNAFLHIDPELTLVQARAADAALAAGTAGPLAGIPIAHKDAFVTRGWRSTAGSKMLRDYLSPFDATVVERLQAAGAVSLGKLNCDEFAMGSGNENSAFGPARNPWDLAAVPGGSSGGSAAAVAARLVAGATGTDTGGSVRQPAALCGVSGIKPTYGTVSRYGMIAFGSSLDQAGPLAPSSRDLLELLDVMSGFDPRDATSLERCDDAANAPGRIRAAFDAAQNGYQAAGSQPLKGLRIGVPAEFFGAGLTPDVAAAVEAALRQFEALGAERVAISLPRTELAIPAYYVIAPAEASSNLARFDGVRYGHRAAEYSDLNEMISRSRAEGFGDEVKRRILIGAYVLSHGYYDAYYLQAQRLRRLIAQDFQRAFAGQCDVIMGPVAPSVAKNIGENRDDPTADWLADVYTLGVSLAGLPAMSVPCGFGAAGRPVGLQIIGNYFDEGRLLAIADRYQQVTDWHQRTPATQDA; encoded by the coding sequence ATGAGCCAATCTGCATTGCACACTGAATTCGGCGATATCGCCGGCCTGCGCGCCGCCCTGGCCGAACGCCGCGTGAGCGCGGTCGAACTGGCCGAAAGCGGTCTGGCCGCCGCACAGGCCGCCGCCGGACTGAACGCCTTTCTGCACATCGATCCCGAGCTCACGCTGGTCCAAGCCCGTGCCGCAGACGCCGCGCTGGCCGCCGGCACCGCCGGGCCCCTGGCCGGCATCCCTATCGCCCACAAAGACGCCTTTGTGACGCGCGGCTGGCGCAGCACGGCAGGCAGCAAGATGTTGCGCGACTACCTGAGCCCCTTTGACGCCACCGTGGTCGAACGTCTGCAGGCCGCCGGCGCGGTCTCGCTGGGCAAGCTGAACTGCGACGAATTCGCAATGGGTTCGGGCAATGAAAACTCCGCCTTTGGACCGGCCCGCAATCCCTGGGATCTGGCCGCCGTGCCGGGCGGCTCCTCGGGCGGTTCGGCTGCGGCCGTCGCCGCCCGCCTGGTGGCCGGCGCCACCGGCACCGACACCGGCGGTTCGGTGCGCCAGCCGGCCGCGCTGTGCGGCGTGAGCGGCATCAAGCCGACCTACGGCACCGTGTCTCGCTACGGCATGATCGCCTTCGGCTCCAGCCTGGATCAGGCCGGCCCGCTGGCGCCCAGCAGCCGCGACTTGCTCGAACTGCTCGACGTCATGAGCGGCTTCGACCCACGTGACGCCACCAGCCTGGAGCGCTGCGATGACGCCGCCAACGCGCCGGGCCGCATTCGCGCGGCCTTTGATGCCGCACAGAACGGCTATCAGGCTGCCGGCAGCCAGCCCCTCAAGGGCCTGCGCATCGGTGTGCCCGCGGAATTCTTCGGTGCGGGCCTCACGCCCGACGTCGCCGCCGCCGTCGAAGCCGCCCTGCGTCAGTTCGAAGCGCTGGGCGCGGAACGCGTAGCGATTTCCCTGCCGCGCACCGAGCTGGCCATTCCGGCCTATTACGTCATTGCCCCGGCCGAAGCCTCCAGCAACCTGGCCCGCTTCGATGGGGTGCGCTACGGCCACCGCGCCGCCGAGTACAGCGACCTGAACGAGATGATCAGCCGTTCCCGCGCCGAGGGCTTTGGCGACGAGGTCAAGCGCCGCATCCTGATCGGCGCCTACGTGCTGTCGCACGGCTATTACGACGCCTATTATCTGCAAGCCCAACGCCTGCGCCGCCTGATCGCCCAGGACTTCCAGCGCGCCTTCGCCGGCCAGTGCGACGTCATCATGGGCCCGGTGGCCCCGAGCGTGGCCAAGAATATCGGCGAGAACCGCGACGATCCGACTGCCGACTGGCTGGCCGACGTCTACACACTGGGCGTGAGCCTGGCGGGCCTGCCCGCGATGTCCGTGCCCTGCGGCTTTGGCGCCGCCGGCCGGCCGGTCGGGCTGCAAATCATTGGCAACTACTTCGACGAAGGCCGTTTGCTGGCCATCGCCGACCGCTATCAACAAGTAACCGACTGGCATCAACGCACGCCGGCAACGCAGGACGCCTGA
- the gatC gene encoding Asp-tRNA(Asn)/Glu-tRNA(Gln) amidotransferase subunit GatC — MALNQQDVARIARLARIELTPEQQSRAQDELNGILHLIERLQAVDTQGVEPLAHPLSAHEDIPLRLRQDAVTETASAERRAELLANAPEQSAGLFLVPKVIE; from the coding sequence ATGGCGCTGAATCAACAAGATGTGGCCCGGATCGCCCGCCTGGCCCGAATCGAACTGACCCCTGAGCAGCAAAGCCGGGCGCAGGATGAACTCAATGGCATTCTGCACCTGATCGAACGTCTGCAGGCTGTCGACACGCAGGGTGTGGAACCCCTGGCCCATCCCCTGTCGGCGCACGAAGACATCCCGCTGCGCTTGCGCCAGGATGCTGTCACCGAGACCGCCTCGGCCGAACGCCGCGCCGAATTGCTGGCTAACGCCCCCGAGCAAAGCGCCGGTCTGTTCCTGGTTCCCAAGGTCATCGAGTAA